The following coding sequences are from one Eucalyptus grandis isolate ANBG69807.140 chromosome 11, ASM1654582v1, whole genome shotgun sequence window:
- the LOC104425195 gene encoding disease resistance protein Pik-1: MKQKVVINVSMKDHATRFFCFSPRNPHSKALKLAGGFQGVQSVALVGDQDRIEVTGDVDAVNLTTLLRKKVGFAKIVTVSKLDEKDKKESKDKEAPPIVWPYIGGVPHREIAYVADPYPSYYENPCSIM; the protein is encoded by the exons ATGAAG CAAAAGGTCGTGATTAACGTGTCTATGAAAGACCACGCCAcaagatttttttgtttcagcCCCCGAAACCCTCACTCCAAAGCTTTGAAACTTGCCGGTGGCTTTCAAG GAGTTCAATCCGTGGCACTTGTGGGTGACCAAGACCGGATTGAGGTTACCGGAGATGTGGATGCAGTCAACCTCACCACTTTGCTTAGGAAGAAAGTCGGGTTCGCGAAAATAGTGACCGTGAGCAAGCTTGACGAGAAAGACAAGAAAGAGAGCAAGGACAAGGAGGCGCCGCCCATAGTATGGCCGTACATCGGCGGAGTTCCGCACCGCGAAATTGCTTATGTTGCGGATCCATACCCAAGTTACTATGAAAACCCATGCTCGATCATGTAG